From the genome of Flavobacterium sediminis:
CAGTCGGAGCTTGCTTACACGCTTTTGCCGGTATCGCTACTTCAGGTTACATTACAGGTCATTGGTTTGTTGGTTTTGAAGGAGCAAAAGAAATGATCAAAACAGTTAATGATACTGGTTTAGTGATTTCAGTGAGCGTTACGTTATTCATTTTTGCACGTTTTGTTTTAGCCTTGGGTGAGGCCGGAAATTTTCCGGCAGCTATTAAAACAACAGCCGAATATTTTCCTAAAAAAGACAGAGCTTTTTCAACCAGTATTTTCAATGCAGGAGCAACAGTCGGAGCCTTAGCTGCACCGGTTACTATTCCTTTTATCGCTGAAGCCTACGGTTGGGAAATGTCCTTTATCGTTATCGGAGCATTAGGCTTCATTTGGATGGGATTCTGGGTTTTCCTATATGAAAAACCGGAAAAGAACCCAAGAGTTTGTGCATCAGAATTAGAATATATCCAACAAGATGCAATTGAAGACAGTAAAATTGAAGGTTATGTGCCGGAAACTACCACTAAAGTTTCTTTAGCAGCTTGTTTTAAATACAAACAAACATGGGCATTTGCTTTCGGTAAATTTATGACCGATGGCGTTTGGTGGTTCTTCTTATTCTGGACACCGGCCTATTTAAGTTCAGTGTACAACATGGATTCTACGCAAGCAGCCTTTCCATTATTTGTTTTATACATGATTACATTGGTTTCAATTCTTGGAGGTTGGTTACCAACGTATTTTGTTGAGAAAAAAGGAATGAATCCGTATGAAGGCCGAATGAAAGCGATGTTAATTTTTGCATTTTTTCCATTGTTAGCCTTAGTGGCGCAACCCTTAGGACATTTTACCTATTGGATTCCGGTAATCATTATCGGAATTGCTGGAGCAGCACATCAAGCTTGGTCAGCAAATATTTTTACAACTGTTGGCGATATGTTTCCTAAAAAAGCCATTGCTACAGTGACAGGAATTGGTGGATTAGCCGGCGGATTAGGTTCAACATTAATCAACAAAGGTTCAGGAGTATTGTTTGATTTTAGCGAAAATACCAACATGTCATTTATGGGGTTCCACGGTATTGAAGCCGGATATTTTATTATTTTCTCTATTTGTGCTGTTTGTTACTTAATTGGTTGGACAGTCATGAAAACTTTGGTTCCGAAATACAGTCCGATATCGGATTTATAAAAAATAATTTAAACTATGAAAAGACTAAATAGAAAAAATACAGGGTTAACAGAATTGTTACCTGTTAAGGTGGTACAATTCGGTGAAGGAAACTTTTTGAGAGCATTCGTAGATTATGCTTTTCAGCAGTTGAATAAAACCGTAGATTTTAATGCGGGTGTTGCAGTGGTTCAGCCATTAGCTAATGGTTTAGTTCCCATGTTAAACGATCAGGACGGTTTGTATACGTTATTTTTAAACGGAGTTAAAAAAGGAGAAAAAATTCAAGATATTGAGTTGGTTTCCAATATTGTAAAAGGAATCAATCCGTATAGCAATTTTGAAGAGTATTTAAAATTGGCACATGAAGAGTCGCTTGAATTCATCATTTCTAATACAACAGAAGCAGGTATCGAATTCATCGAGACAGATACTGCAGATATGGCTCCGCCACAATCTTTTCCAGCGAAATTAACGGTGTTGTTGTTAGAGCGTTTCAAACATTTTAAGGGAGATGCTTCAAAAGGTTTGACGATCATTCCATGTGAGTTAATCAATTATAATTCAGATACTTTAAAAGAAATTATCTTGAAATATATTGCGTTATGGAATTTAGGGCAAGAATTCGAAAATTGGATTTTAAACGCTTGTACGTTCCATAATACTTTGGTAGACCGAATTGTTCCGGGATATCCAAAAGATGACATCGAAAATTACAACAATAAGTTAGATTATCAAGACAATTTAATTGTTACGGCTGAACCTTTCTTTTTGTGGGTAATCGAAGGCGATGACAAATTGAAAGAGAAATTACCGTTCCATAAAACTAATTTGGATGTAAAAATTGTAGCAGACATGCAACCGTACAGAACGCGTAAAGTTCGTATTTTGAACGGAGCGCACACCGCAATGGTCCCATTTTCATTGATGTATGGTAATGAAACAGTAAGAGAAACAATTGAAAATCCGTTTACGTTTCAGTTTGTGAACACTTTAATGTTTGACGAAATAAACGAAACTTTAGACATGGATAGAGCAGAACTAGAAAGCTTTACCAATGAAGTTTTGGATCGTTTCAGAAATCCATTCATCAAACACTTGCTGTCTGACATCGCTTTAAATACGATTTCGAAGTTTAAAGTTCGTGTGTTACCAAGTCTTTTACAATATCAAGCGAAGTTTGGAAAATTGCCATTGAACTTAACGTTTGCTTTTGCTTGTATGATTCGTTTTTACAAAGGCGAATGGAAGAATGGAAAATTACCCATTAAAGATAATGCAGAAGTTGTTGCATTTTTTGAACAGTTTTGGCAAGAAAATAGTAATGGTAAGCCATTGACCGTTATATTGAAAAATGAAGAATTTTGGGATCAAGATTTAACTAAAGTAGAAGGTTTACAAACAGCTTTAGAATTTGTATTGGATCAAATTGAGGCCAATGGTTTAGAACAAGCCTATCAAAATTTTATAAACGAATATAAAGCATAACACCATGAGCGAGTTGAAGAAAGTATTGAAAGTACATCCTGCCGATAATGTATTGGTAGTGTTACTTGATTTGAATGCAGGAGATCAGGTAGTTTTTGAAGGAGAAGAAGTTCAGTTAAAAACAGATGCCAAAGCAAAACATAAAATTGCCTTAGTCGATTTTAACGAAGGCGATAGTATTATTATGTATGGCGTTTTGATTGGAAAAGCTTCTCAAAAAATTGAAAAAGGAGCAGTTTTAACAACAGCTAATGTAAAACACCAAAGCCAAAAAGTGAAAGAAAAAGAATTTTTTCCTAATTGGTTAGCGCCAGATGTTTCAAAATGGCAAGATAAAACGTTCATGGGGTATCATCGCCCTGACGGTCAGGTGGGAACTAAAAACGTGTGGTTGTTTTTTCCATTGGTTTTTTGCGAAAACAAAAATATTGAGCGTTTAAAAGAAGTATTTGAAAAAGAACTTCTAGCACCAAAAACAGACCAATACCAGTTATTGTTACGTTCTTTGGTAAACGGAAATGAAGAAGTAGAACAATCGCATAAAAAGCAATCGGTTTTTGAGAATATTGAAGTAAAATTCATCATGCACCAAGGCGGCTGTGGTGGAATTCGTCAGGATTCTGAAAGTTTAGCACGTTTATTAGCGGGCTATGTGAACAATCCGAATGTTGCCGGAGCAACCGTTTTAAGTTTGGGTTGCCAAAATCTTCAGATTTCAATCTTCAAAAAAGCATTGGAAGAAATCAATCCGAATAGCAGCAAAGAAGTACTGATTTATGAGCAACAACAAATGGGAACCGTTGATAATATGTTGCAAACCATTATCAAAGATTCGTATGAAGCGATCAAGAGAGCCAATGATATTCAGCGGCAACCAGCGCCGCTTTCTAAGTTGAAAGTTGGTTTAGAATGTGGTGGTTCTGATGGTTTTTCGGGTATTTCAGCTAATCCGGTTTTAGGTCATGTTTCTGATCTATTGGTGGCTTTAGGCGGAACGAGCATTCTTTCTGAATTTCCGGAATTATGTGGAGTAGAGCAGGAGTTGGTTAACCGTTGTGTAGACGAACAAAAAGCGGATAAGTTCTTGAAATTGATGAAAGATTTCGAAAATTCAGTGGTTGCAGCAGGTTCAGGTTTCGATATGAATCCGTCACCGGGAAATATTAAAGATGGTTTAATTACTGATGCTATGAAATCAGCTGGTGCGGCTAAAAAAGGCGGAACTTCACCAGTAGTTGACGTTTTAGATTATGGGGAATATGTAACTCAAAACGGATTAAACTTGTTGTGTACGCCAGGAAATGACGTGGAAAGTACAACGGCAATGGTGGGTTCAGGAGCTAATTTAGTATTGTTTACTACTGGTTTAGGAACACCAACAGGAAACCCCATTGCACCGGTTGTTAAAGTTTCTTCGAATTCGGTTTTAGCCAATAAAATGAATGATATTATTGATATTGATACCGGTTCGGTTATCAGTGGCCAACAAACAATTGATGAAGCAGGAGAGGTTTTACTGGATTACATTATTGACGTTGCCAGTGGTAAAACACTATCCAAAGCCGATTTATTACAGCAAGATGATTTTATTCCTTGGAAACGAGGAGTTTCTCTCTAAATAATGTTATGGTTAGTTTTTAAGGCACTTTTTCGTATGAAAAAGTGCCTTATTTACTTTTTAGAAGATTTTCGTATGATTAATTCCGGATCAAGAACAACTTTTTTCTCAATTCTTGTCTTTGAATTATTATTGATTTGTTCCAAAAATACCTTAGCCGTGTGTTTTCCCATTTCTAAAGGGAATTGATCGATTGTAGTAATGGGTAATTCCATAAATCTGGTAAAAGGTTCATTACTAAACCCTACAACAGAAAAGTTTTCCGGAATTCTGATATTTAGTTTTCGTAATTCTTTAATAGCACCTAAGGCTGCGAAATCACTGGAAGAAAAGACTGCATGAGGAGGATTTTCTAAATTTAATAACTTGAGAATGTTACTTTTTCCGGCCTCTATCGAACTTTTAGTCGGAATTACATAATCTTCAATGTAATCGATTCCATTGTCCAATAAAGCTTGTTTGTAACCAAGGAAACGATCTTTGAAAATTTCAATATTCAGATCTCCGGAAAAGTGAGCGATCTTAGAACAACCTGTTTGTATTAGGTGGTCTGTGGCTTTATAGCCTGCTTCAAAGTCATTGATAGTCACAGAACTAACTTTTTTTATATTTTTAGTTCTATCAAAAAATATTAAAGGAACTTCCTTTTTTAAAACTCTGTCAAATATCGTGATATCACTACTTGATGTCGAAATTAATATTCCGTCTACCTGAGAATTTAAGAGAGCTTCAATATTCGAGGCTTCTTTTTCTTCTAAACCATCAGTCTGACAAATGATTACGTGATATCCATGAGGATTTAGTTCCTCTTCGATCCCTCTTATAACCGAACCGAAGAAATTACTATCAATTCTAGGAACAATAACACCTACATTATTACTTTTTCCGCTTTTAAGAGCTAAAGCTAGCTTGTTTTGTTCGTAATTCATTTTAGAAGCAGTCTTCAAAACGAGTTCTCTGGTAGCTTGACTAATGTTTGGATTGTTATTTAATGCTCTTGAAACAGTTGCTGCAGTGATATTTAATTCTTTAGCAATATCATAAATAGTAACTTTTTTTTTCATTCTAAGTCTGTAAATATTAGCAAATGTAACAAAACCTTTCATTATGTAATTAATTTACATGAATAAAAAAGAGTGTAAAATCAAACTTATTGCGAATAATTAAATTTTTTATATTTTTTTTTATTTATACAAAAAAAAACTTGCGTATAAATTTTGCTTTACATATTTTTGGTAATCGATTACATAATTTAATATTTGTTTATGAAGAAAAATAAGATTTTGGTTTTTGTAATTGCTTGCGGACTTTTATTCGGCGCTTGTAATCAGTCCGAAAAAGAATCTGCAGAGCCTAAAGTTGCAGAAACACAAACTAAAGAATCAGAGCCTTGGGGAGCCATTTATGATAGTCTGGTTAATCTTAAGGAACCTGTTTTTAAACAAGAAAGATTTGATATTACAAAATACGGAGCTGTTGCAGATGGAAAGACAATGTGTACAAATGCCTTTAGGGAAGCGATTAAGGCAGCAGTAGCTAACGGAGGAGGAATGGTAATTGTACCGGTTGGTAAATTTTTGACAGGTTCGATTCATCTTGAAAGTAATATATGTCTGCATTTGGAAGAAGGAGCTGAAATTCTCTTCAGCAAAAATGCAAATGATTTTTTACCCTTAGTTACTACATCGTTTGAGGGATTAGAATTAATGAATTATTCACCGTTTATATATGCTTACAATAAAAAGAATATTGCAATTACCGGTAAAGGCATCTTAAACGGTCAAGCAAATGAAACCAATTGGTGGCCTTGGAAAGGAAGTACTTCAGAAGGGTTTGCTTACGGTTATAAAGAAGGACAACCTTCTCAAAAAGATAGTTTGAACCTACCTGCATTAATGAAAATGGCTGATGACAATGTACCGGTACAGGAAAGAATTTTTGGAAAAGGACATTTTCTCAGACCTAATTTTATTGAGCCATCTTCTTGTGAGAATGTGTTAATAAAAGATGTAAAGATCATTAATGCTCCTTTTTGGGTTATACATCCTTTAAAATGTAATAAAGTTATAGTAGATGGAGTAACAATTGAAAGTCATGGACCTAACAATGATGGTTGTGATCCAGAGTA
Proteins encoded in this window:
- a CDS encoding MFS transporter, whose product is MSNSTPKRATNFRWVICGLLFVATTINYLDRQVLSLTWKDFIAPEFHWTNNDYGNITALFSIFYAVSLLFAGRFVDFMDTKKGFLWSIGVWSVGACLHAFAGIATSGYITGHWFVGFEGAKEMIKTVNDTGLVISVSVTLFIFARFVLALGEAGNFPAAIKTTAEYFPKKDRAFSTSIFNAGATVGALAAPVTIPFIAEAYGWEMSFIVIGALGFIWMGFWVFLYEKPEKNPRVCASELEYIQQDAIEDSKIEGYVPETTTKVSLAACFKYKQTWAFAFGKFMTDGVWWFFLFWTPAYLSSVYNMDSTQAAFPLFVLYMITLVSILGGWLPTYFVEKKGMNPYEGRMKAMLIFAFFPLLALVAQPLGHFTYWIPVIIIGIAGAAHQAWSANIFTTVGDMFPKKAIATVTGIGGLAGGLGSTLINKGSGVLFDFSENTNMSFMGFHGIEAGYFIIFSICAVCYLIGWTVMKTLVPKYSPISDL
- a CDS encoding tagaturonate reductase, whose product is MKRLNRKNTGLTELLPVKVVQFGEGNFLRAFVDYAFQQLNKTVDFNAGVAVVQPLANGLVPMLNDQDGLYTLFLNGVKKGEKIQDIELVSNIVKGINPYSNFEEYLKLAHEESLEFIISNTTEAGIEFIETDTADMAPPQSFPAKLTVLLLERFKHFKGDASKGLTIIPCELINYNSDTLKEIILKYIALWNLGQEFENWILNACTFHNTLVDRIVPGYPKDDIENYNNKLDYQDNLIVTAEPFFLWVIEGDDKLKEKLPFHKTNLDVKIVADMQPYRTRKVRILNGAHTAMVPFSLMYGNETVRETIENPFTFQFVNTLMFDEINETLDMDRAELESFTNEVLDRFRNPFIKHLLSDIALNTISKFKVRVLPSLLQYQAKFGKLPLNLTFAFACMIRFYKGEWKNGKLPIKDNAEVVAFFEQFWQENSNGKPLTVILKNEEFWDQDLTKVEGLQTALEFVLDQIEANGLEQAYQNFINEYKA
- a CDS encoding UxaA family hydrolase, translating into MSELKKVLKVHPADNVLVVLLDLNAGDQVVFEGEEVQLKTDAKAKHKIALVDFNEGDSIIMYGVLIGKASQKIEKGAVLTTANVKHQSQKVKEKEFFPNWLAPDVSKWQDKTFMGYHRPDGQVGTKNVWLFFPLVFCENKNIERLKEVFEKELLAPKTDQYQLLLRSLVNGNEEVEQSHKKQSVFENIEVKFIMHQGGCGGIRQDSESLARLLAGYVNNPNVAGATVLSLGCQNLQISIFKKALEEINPNSSKEVLIYEQQQMGTVDNMLQTIIKDSYEAIKRANDIQRQPAPLSKLKVGLECGGSDGFSGISANPVLGHVSDLLVALGGTSILSEFPELCGVEQELVNRCVDEQKADKFLKLMKDFENSVVAAGSGFDMNPSPGNIKDGLITDAMKSAGAAKKGGTSPVVDVLDYGEYVTQNGLNLLCTPGNDVESTTAMVGSGANLVLFTTGLGTPTGNPIAPVVKVSSNSVLANKMNDIIDIDTGSVISGQQTIDEAGEVLLDYIIDVASGKTLSKADLLQQDDFIPWKRGVSL
- a CDS encoding LacI family DNA-binding transcriptional regulator, coding for MKKKVTIYDIAKELNITAATVSRALNNNPNISQATRELVLKTASKMNYEQNKLALALKSGKSNNVGVIVPRIDSNFFGSVIRGIEEELNPHGYHVIICQTDGLEEKEASNIEALLNSQVDGILISTSSSDITIFDRVLKKEVPLIFFDRTKNIKKVSSVTINDFEAGYKATDHLIQTGCSKIAHFSGDLNIEIFKDRFLGYKQALLDNGIDYIEDYVIPTKSSIEAGKSNILKLLNLENPPHAVFSSSDFAALGAIKELRKLNIRIPENFSVVGFSNEPFTRFMELPITTIDQFPLEMGKHTAKVFLEQINNNSKTRIEKKVVLDPELIIRKSSKK
- a CDS encoding glycoside hydrolase family 28 protein, whose translation is MKKNKILVFVIACGLLFGACNQSEKESAEPKVAETQTKESEPWGAIYDSLVNLKEPVFKQERFDITKYGAVADGKTMCTNAFREAIKAAVANGGGMVIVPVGKFLTGSIHLESNICLHLEEGAEILFSKNANDFLPLVTTSFEGLELMNYSPFIYAYNKKNIAITGKGILNGQANETNWWPWKGSTSEGFAYGYKEGQPSQKDSLNLPALMKMADDNVPVQERIFGKGHFLRPNFIEPSSCENVLIKDVKIINAPFWVIHPLKCNKVIVDGVTIESHGPNNDGCDPEYSKNVVIKNCVFNTGDDCIAIKAGRDNEGRRTAIPSENILVKDCKMIDGHGGVVIGSEMSAGVKNIFVEDCEMDSPNLERVIRIKTNTRRGGVVDGVYVRNLNVGTVKESVLKINMRYAIYGNQTGDFIPEIRNIVLENVKVNDGGKYAIMALGHEKSPIENVTFNNVTIEKVQEGYLLENIENLNLINTKINR